TCGCTTTTTGAATCGCTTCTATATAATTACTTCTAGCCGCTCCAGCAGAACTGATTAATTTAACGATTTTTAATGAATTTTCATCATTCATTCCAATACACTCCTTACTTTCTTAAACTCATTATTTTCTCATTTCTTTAACACTCAAAGCCACGTACCTAAAATTATTGGGCTATTAATTCTTTAGCTAGTTTTAATACAGCTTCCCCATTCATCGTGCCATAACTTAGCATATCTATATCTTTAATAGGTACATTTGGGCAATCTTCCTTAATCTTGCTTATCTGAAATTTAACCTGTGGGCCAACTAAGATACAATCTGCTTCAGCGGCTACTTCTTTCGCTTTGCTTAAAGAGTGCGCTTCAATCGAACATTCATATCCCTTTTTATATGCCACTTCTTTCATTTTTTCTACCAACATACTAGTAGACATTCCCATATTACAAAGTAAAACTATTTTTTTCATCATGTGCTCCCCCTCTGTTATTGTTAAGTGTATTTAAGTATTGCTTATCCTTTTATAATACTTATCTTATCTCAGGCCCTCAGCCACCTCCATATCCAAAAGTTCCGTAACCGTACCGGTAAAATGTAACACTACTTTCTTAAGAAAGAAAAAGGACTGACCGCATGTAGTCGAGTTTACCGACTTAGCGTTCAGTCTTTTACTTGGATTTATTCCTATGTGTAGAACTTAATTTTTCAATAAGGGTCTCAAAACGTTTTGCCTCAATGATCTCTACAACCGTTTCTACATCTAATAGTATACTAGTAGTTACTTCAAAGAACTTTTGTGTATCCTTACTGATTGAATCTGCGATCGAAACTAATATAATGAACTGTACTTTATTTCTCACCCAATGAATCGGTTTTTCTAGAATTCCTACACATACTAAATTTTCATCTAACATAATTTTAGTAGGATGTGGTATGGCAGCTAGATTTCCATAGTCTGTACTGCCTAATTTTTCTCTCTCCAGAATCGAATCATAAAACTTTGCAGGTAGTTTTCTTTTTTTTGCTATTTTTTCACACATTTCTTTTAAAACTTCTTCTTTGGTTTCCCCTTTTATATTAGAGAAGAAATAACTCTTTTTATAGTAATTAGTAAGAAAACTCAAGTCTCCCAACTTAAACTTTTCTCTTACCGCCATAATTTTTTCTGCTGCTAAAAAATCATCTATTTCCATAATCGGAACTGACACCTTTGTATGAATAGGCACTGTTGTGAATATATAATCTATCTTATCAAAATTAAAGCTTTCCAAATCAAGTGTATTACACATATATATTTGATCGATGTATTCATTAAACTCTTTTTTTAATTTATATAGTAATAATTGAGAACTTGCCTTTCCACTTACACATACTAAAAGAATATTCTTCTTATCAATCGGCTTTTTCTGTTGTTCTAAACCTAATTCGATTAAACATGCAAAATAGCATATTTCATCATCTGTTATGTCATTATTGTAATATTTTTGTAATTGAACACATGCCTGCTGCGCCATAGTGTAGGCTAAGAAATACTTTTTCTTTATAACATCTACCAATGGATTTTCTAGTAGAATCCCATATTTCATACGAATATTGAATGGCATCATGTGTTGGTTTAATAGCATTCGAAGGTTGAAGTTATCCCTAAAATCCACTTTAAAACTGTCATATATAATATTTAACATTTCACACACAAGCTTATTAATATTCTCTGAAATGATGAAGTTACTTTCTTTATAATAAGAGTTCCCAATCATTCTCTTACCTGCAATATAAACTGCAATATAAAATATCTCTTCTTCTGTTGCTCTGACCCTAAACTTTTCCACCATTTTATTCATTATCGTTCTAGCTAGACCATATACTTTACTATTTATGTTAACTTGTGCTTT
The Salipaludibacillus sp. LMS25 DNA segment above includes these coding regions:
- a CDS encoding PTS sugar transporter subunit IIB; the protein is MMKKIVLLCNMGMSTSMLVEKMKEVAYKKGYECSIEAHSLSKAKEVAAEADCILVGPQVKFQISKIKEDCPNVPIKDIDMLSYGTMNGEAVLKLAKELIAQ
- a CDS encoding transcription antiterminator — protein: MKELEDGDYKTAAYMAGCCNVSEKTVRVQLKALSIVIKDHGAEIISKKGWGYQLIVNNREKFISLLDKKESLPSIAEDRIDYVMELFLNSDEYLKKDILSEKLYISNKTLTNELKKIEHIFNQYQLKLDRKPYHGIKLIGNEFDKRRCIQDHLVIRSFQKKEKKELDEADIGQFIIDSINEFEVNLSELAFKNLTDYIYVTLGRIKKGFIIKGLEDKAQVNINSKVYGLARTIMNKMVEKFRVRATEEEIFYIAVYIAGKRMIGNSYYKESNFIISENINKLVCEMLNIIYDSFKVDFRDNFNLRMLLNQHMMPFNIRMKYGILLENPLVDVIKKKYFLAYTMAQQACVQLQKYYNNDITDDEICYFACLIELGLEQQKKPIDKKNILLVCVSGKASSQLLLYKLKKEFNEYIDQIYMCNTLDLESFNFDKIDYIFTTVPIHTKVSVPIMEIDDFLAAEKIMAVREKFKLGDLSFLTNYYKKSYFFSNIKGETKEEVLKEMCEKIAKKRKLPAKFYDSILEREKLGSTDYGNLAAIPHPTKIMLDENLVCVGILEKPIHWVRNKVQFIILVSIADSISKDTQKFFEVTTSILLDVETVVEIIEAKRFETLIEKLSSTHRNKSK